The Vallitalea okinawensis genome window below encodes:
- a CDS encoding deoxyguanosinetriphosphate triphosphohydrolase, translated as MILREVYEDKEEQLLNQFATRSKSSKGRKQEEEKCDIRTEFQRDRDRILHCKAFRRLKHKTQVFIAPEGDHYRTRLTHTLEVAQIARTISRALGLNEDLTEAIALGHDLGHTPFGHSGEQALNEITKMGFRHNEQSVRVVEQIEKKGAGLNLTYEVIDGILNHPTSNQPHTLEGQVVRISDKIAYINHDIDDAVRGKVLDLGRLPEEPVKVLGDTSRERINNMIHNLIIHSLDQNKITMSDAYSMALKEIRQYMFKNVYIGSKAKEQEKKAKDLIKSLFFYYHENWEAMPDEYTSLIIKHQEPIERVVCDYIAGMTDTFAINAYCRLKLPRPWDIY; from the coding sequence ATGATTCTAAGGGAGGTTTATGAAGATAAGGAAGAGCAGTTGTTAAATCAATTTGCTACCAGAAGTAAGTCGTCTAAGGGAAGAAAGCAAGAAGAGGAAAAATGTGATATAAGAACCGAATTCCAACGCGACCGTGATCGGATACTTCATTGCAAGGCTTTTAGACGATTAAAGCATAAAACTCAAGTGTTTATTGCACCAGAAGGTGACCATTATCGAACTCGCCTTACCCACACATTAGAAGTTGCTCAAATAGCACGAACAATTTCAAGAGCGCTAGGTCTTAACGAAGACCTGACAGAAGCCATTGCTTTGGGACATGATCTAGGCCATACACCTTTTGGTCATAGTGGTGAACAAGCATTAAATGAAATAACAAAAATGGGATTTAGACATAATGAGCAGAGTGTAAGAGTTGTAGAACAGATCGAAAAAAAAGGTGCTGGACTGAATCTTACCTATGAAGTGATTGATGGTATCCTCAATCATCCTACATCCAATCAACCTCATACATTAGAAGGGCAGGTAGTACGAATTTCGGATAAAATAGCCTATATTAATCATGATATTGATGATGCAGTTAGAGGAAAAGTATTGGATTTAGGTCGTTTACCAGAGGAGCCTGTTAAAGTTCTTGGAGATACCAGTAGGGAACGAATTAATAACATGATTCATAATCTAATCATACATAGTCTTGATCAAAATAAAATTACAATGAGTGATGCTTATAGCATGGCATTAAAGGAAATTAGGCAATATATGTTTAAGAACGTATATATTGGGTCAAAAGCTAAAGAGCAAGAAAAGAAAGCTAAAGATTTAATTAAAAGTCTCTTTTTCTACTATCATGAGAATTGGGAGGCAATGCCTGATGAATACACCAGTTTGATTATTAAACATCAAGAACCTATTGAAAGGGTGGTGTGCGATTATATCGCAGGTATGACAGATACTTTTGCTATAAATGCATACTGTAGACTTAAATTACCAAGACCATGGGATATTTATTGA
- the addB gene encoding helicase-exonuclease AddAB subunit AddB, protein MPITFICGGAGSGKTDHIYKGIIGLSEQQTDKNILLIVPEQFTMQAQMDIVSRHPDRGIMKIEVLSFQRLAFRVFEEVGMAMQRTLEDTGKSMVLRKVVSEHRKDLNYFTNMVDKFGFIDNLKSIITEFHQYEYGSEDLSNLSAVIEERPILMDKINDLQLIYEAFSEYIKDHYITTEETLDLLQGSLHKSNLLKDAIIIFDGYYGFTPQQYSIINLLMDITQHLIFTITIDQKEQLQRQLDKTHLFYTSKDTFDQLCKLAQDKEIKINRPIMIQEELKCFKEDLLHLRNNIFRYPYEVYQGKENHVNVTSSINPLKECEYVCRQVYHLVKEKGYHYKDIAILTGDIEGYKQPLERLFHLYHIPYFIDSKREILSNPLIELIRSLLNIYVSNFSYESIMRFLKTGFSRLDMEAIDLLENYVLEKGIKGKKNWLSVEWIDAYEKKEHLSEENLVRLKRIEEAKHKFIDEIQSFTGCMALKDKRVKDLTEALYDVMIELECPKQLRAMQENFEIKNELTMAKEYAQIWKTVMELLDQVVEILGEEKISIKDYAGLIEAGLEQCKIGLVPPSINQIIVGDLERTRLHGIKALFIMGFNDGLIPAVRDERGLFTDDDRNLINEKSKGIGSSNKEKVNEEHFLVYNALAKPKERLYLSYSLATNEGKPMSESFLLKQIHRILPLTKEEFDDPKCCDERHITMPRPTLFNLIQEKRKDGELDEEWLKVEQWFESSEEWKLRYGKIKGGFDHENQETHLSDEAVVQLYGDVLHGSVSKLESYAACPFAYFLRYGLKAEERKLNEISPPDVGVFFHMVLEVFARKLQYRGLEWSQLDEKTRVELLEDSIEEVSPLIKYTTFLQSNRSNYLKYRLKKITQKAVSTLQEHLNQGEFVPKDFELDFGENGKLPAIKFELEDGKEMQLTGKVDRIDLLEEEDHYYAKIIDYKSGSEKFDVVAIYNGLQLQLIVYLDALTELGEQHFKKPIKPAGVFYFKVDDPIIQEHGEITVEQLQNKLFSEMKMSGLVLSDESIIRRMDKSMNTTSQIVPVRLNKSGSFSSYSSVADEEGFQILQNYVRKKTKSLGQDILSGKVSIEPYKRSTETGCDYCQYSSICQFDLKFKENEYNYIEDIKKDFWDLIQKELES, encoded by the coding sequence ATGCCTATAACATTTATTTGTGGTGGGGCTGGTTCTGGTAAAACAGATCATATTTATAAAGGGATTATAGGTCTATCTGAACAACAAACGGATAAAAATATATTACTCATTGTACCAGAGCAATTCACTATGCAAGCACAAATGGATATAGTAAGTCGTCATCCAGATAGAGGTATAATGAAAATAGAAGTGTTGAGCTTTCAGCGTCTTGCTTTTCGTGTTTTTGAAGAGGTAGGCATGGCTATGCAAAGAACACTTGAGGATACAGGTAAGAGTATGGTCCTTCGAAAAGTTGTTTCAGAACATAGGAAGGATCTTAATTATTTTACAAACATGGTAGATAAGTTTGGTTTTATCGATAACCTTAAATCCATTATTACTGAATTTCATCAATACGAATATGGCAGTGAGGATTTAAGCAATCTGTCTGCTGTCATAGAAGAACGCCCCATTTTGATGGATAAGATTAATGATTTACAACTCATTTATGAGGCATTTAGTGAGTACATAAAGGATCATTATATAACCACTGAAGAAACATTGGACTTGCTGCAAGGTAGCCTTCATAAATCTAATCTATTAAAAGATGCCATTATTATCTTTGATGGTTATTACGGTTTTACACCTCAGCAATACAGTATTATCAATTTATTGATGGATATTACCCAGCACCTGATATTCACGATTACCATTGATCAAAAGGAACAATTACAAAGGCAACTTGACAAGACTCATCTGTTTTATACCAGTAAGGACACCTTTGATCAGTTGTGTAAATTAGCTCAAGATAAAGAAATAAAAATTAATCGTCCTATTATGATACAAGAGGAATTGAAATGTTTTAAAGAGGATTTATTACATCTGCGTAATAATATATTCCGTTATCCATATGAAGTTTATCAAGGGAAAGAGAATCATGTGAACGTAACGTCATCTATTAATCCTTTAAAAGAGTGTGAATATGTTTGTAGACAGGTTTATCATTTGGTTAAGGAAAAAGGCTATCATTATAAAGATATTGCTATATTGACCGGGGATATAGAAGGGTATAAGCAACCCCTTGAACGACTTTTTCATTTATATCACATTCCTTATTTCATCGATAGTAAGCGTGAGATCCTTTCTAATCCTTTAATTGAACTTATCAGAAGCTTATTAAATATATATGTCAGCAACTTTAGTTATGAGAGTATTATGCGTTTCTTAAAAACAGGATTTTCACGTTTAGATATGGAAGCCATCGATTTATTAGAAAACTATGTTTTAGAAAAAGGTATTAAAGGGAAAAAGAATTGGTTATCTGTAGAATGGATTGATGCCTATGAGAAAAAAGAACATCTATCTGAGGAGAACCTTGTTAGGCTTAAGCGAATTGAAGAAGCTAAGCACAAGTTTATCGATGAAATTCAAAGTTTCACTGGCTGTATGGCATTGAAAGATAAAAGAGTCAAGGACTTAACTGAAGCATTATACGATGTCATGATTGAATTAGAATGTCCCAAACAATTACGAGCAATGCAGGAGAACTTTGAGATAAAGAATGAATTAACAATGGCTAAAGAGTATGCTCAGATCTGGAAGACAGTAATGGAATTACTCGATCAAGTGGTAGAAATTCTTGGTGAAGAAAAAATTTCTATCAAAGATTATGCAGGACTCATTGAAGCTGGGCTGGAGCAGTGTAAGATTGGATTAGTCCCTCCAAGTATTAATCAAATCATTGTAGGTGATTTGGAGAGAACCCGGTTACATGGAATTAAAGCTTTGTTTATAATGGGTTTTAATGATGGATTGATTCCTGCGGTCAGAGATGAGAGAGGGCTCTTTACCGATGATGATAGAAATCTGATCAATGAAAAGAGTAAGGGTATTGGATCAAGTAATAAAGAGAAAGTAAATGAGGAGCATTTCTTAGTTTATAATGCCTTAGCAAAACCAAAAGAAAGACTTTACTTAAGTTATTCATTAGCCACTAATGAAGGTAAACCAATGAGTGAATCCTTTTTACTCAAGCAAATTCATCGTATTCTTCCGCTCACAAAGGAAGAGTTCGACGATCCTAAATGTTGTGATGAGCGTCATATAACGATGCCAAGACCTACACTTTTCAATTTGATACAAGAGAAAAGAAAAGATGGTGAATTAGATGAAGAGTGGCTAAAAGTAGAGCAATGGTTTGAAAGTAGTGAGGAATGGAAGTTACGGTATGGAAAAATTAAAGGTGGCTTTGACCACGAGAATCAAGAGACTCATCTATCAGATGAAGCTGTAGTTCAACTTTATGGTGATGTTTTACATGGCTCTGTTTCCAAACTAGAGAGTTATGCGGCTTGTCCTTTTGCATACTTCCTACGCTATGGTCTAAAAGCTGAAGAAAGAAAACTGAATGAAATCAGTCCTCCAGATGTAGGGGTTTTTTTCCACATGGTATTAGAAGTTTTCGCAAGAAAGTTGCAATATAGAGGCTTGGAATGGAGTCAGCTAGATGAAAAGACTCGAGTGGAGTTATTAGAAGATAGTATTGAAGAAGTTTCACCACTCATTAAATACACTACCTTCTTACAATCCAATCGTAGCAATTATTTAAAGTATCGTCTAAAGAAAATAACCCAAAAAGCAGTATCCACCTTACAAGAACACTTAAATCAAGGAGAATTTGTACCTAAAGACTTTGAATTGGATTTTGGTGAAAATGGAAAGCTGCCAGCCATTAAGTTTGAATTAGAGGATGGCAAAGAGATGCAGCTAACAGGGAAAGTCGATCGGATAGATTTACTTGAAGAAGAGGATCACTACTATGCTAAGATTATTGACTATAAATCTGGAAGTGAAAAATTTGATGTCGTAGCTATTTATAATGGTTTACAGCTTCAATTGATTGTCTATCTAGATGCTTTGACTGAATTAGGTGAGCAACATTTTAAGAAACCCATTAAGCCTGCTGGTGTTTTCTACTTCAAAGTTGATGATCCTATTATTCAAGAACATGGTGAGATCACTGTGGAACAACTTCAAAATAAATTATTTTCTGAAATGAAGATGTCAGGTCTTGTATTAAGTGATGAGTCTATCATTCGTAGGATGGATAAAAGTATGAACACAACTTCACAGATCGTTCCTGTTAGATTAAATAAGAGTGGAAGTTTCTCAAGTTATTCATCTGTAGCTGATGAAGAAGGTTTTCAAATTTTACAGAACTATGTAAGAAAGAAAACAAAATCTCTTGGACAGGATATTTTATCAGGTAAAGTGAGTATTGAACCTTATAAGCGAAGCACAGAAACAGGTTGTGATTACTGTCAATATTCATCTATATGTCAATTTGATTTGAAGTTTAAAGAAAATGAATACAACTATATTGAAGATATCAAAAAAGATTTTTGGGATCTTATTCAAAAAGAACTGGAAAGCTGA
- a CDS encoding polysaccharide deacetylase family protein, which produces MKKAMILLLSLMLTFVFVACNSSDTDQPKPQPNNEISEKEENIQPVEVEEVTPEETDQSEESTEEPTEEPTEETKEEVVLEPEPINYEEVQPNEIGSIMVVMYHGIMDNPPYHRTAEDFKKDLSYMYENGYRPISIEDYINNNITVQAGLTPIVLAFDDGLSSSFSLTKGDDGTLVPKEGTAVYMMEEFYKEHPDFGKAATFFINGDDAFGEGDGTYRERLQWLVDNDYSLGNHTATHAHLNTLSADELQKEMAIVDEMISNAVPGYEVRSLAYPFGERPLNAIDLVEEGTYNDYTYTNEIAFRVGYSAPYVGPNHINYQPFNHPRVTASEGYDWDLWYAFNYYEQSPNQRYRSDGNPNTIAVPSNQEKNVNMDSLGEKELIVY; this is translated from the coding sequence ATGAAAAAAGCAATGATTTTACTATTATCACTCATGTTAACGTTTGTATTCGTGGCGTGTAACAGTAGTGATACAGACCAACCAAAACCTCAACCTAATAATGAAATAAGTGAAAAAGAAGAGAACATTCAACCAGTAGAAGTTGAAGAGGTTACACCAGAAGAAACAGATCAGTCTGAAGAATCTACAGAAGAACCTACAGAAGAACCTACAGAGGAGACTAAAGAAGAAGTGGTTTTGGAACCTGAGCCGATTAACTATGAAGAGGTTCAACCTAACGAAATCGGAAGCATTATGGTGGTAATGTATCATGGTATCATGGATAATCCACCTTATCATCGAACTGCAGAAGATTTTAAAAAAGATCTTAGTTACATGTATGAAAATGGGTATCGTCCTATATCTATAGAAGATTATATAAATAACAATATTACTGTACAAGCTGGATTAACACCGATTGTATTGGCGTTTGATGACGGACTATCCTCATCATTCTCCTTAACGAAAGGTGATGATGGTACCTTAGTACCTAAAGAGGGTACCGCTGTTTATATGATGGAGGAGTTCTATAAGGAACACCCTGATTTCGGCAAAGCTGCAACCTTTTTTATCAATGGTGACGATGCATTTGGAGAAGGCGATGGAACTTATAGGGAACGATTACAATGGCTTGTTGATAACGACTATAGTTTAGGGAATCATACTGCAACACATGCTCATTTAAATACCTTATCAGCTGATGAACTTCAGAAAGAAATGGCTATCGTTGATGAAATGATCTCAAATGCAGTACCAGGTTATGAAGTAAGATCTTTAGCGTACCCATTCGGTGAAAGACCATTAAATGCTATTGATCTTGTCGAAGAAGGCACATATAATGATTATACATATACAAATGAAATTGCGTTTAGAGTAGGGTACAGTGCACCATATGTTGGACCTAATCATATTAACTATCAACCTTTTAATCATCCTAGGGTGACTGCTTCTGAGGGGTATGATTGGGACTTATGGTATGCCTTTAATTATTACGAACAAAGTCCAAATCAACGTTATCGATCAGATGGTAATCCAAATACCATTGCAGTACCAAGTAATCAAGAGAAGAATGTAAATATGGATAGTTTGGGTGAAAAAGAATTAATTGTCTACTAG
- the groL gene encoding chaperonin GroEL (60 kDa chaperone family; promotes refolding of misfolded polypeptides especially under stressful conditions; forms two stacked rings of heptamers to form a barrel-shaped 14mer; ends can be capped by GroES; misfolded proteins enter the barrel where they are refolded when GroES binds), with translation MAKDIKFGAEARKALESGVNQLANTVKVTLGPKGRNVVLDKKFGTPLITNDGVTIAKEIELEDRFEDMGAQLVREVATKTNDVAGDGTTTATVLAQAMIQEGIKNIEAGANPIILRRGMKKATDEAVVYIQGVSQTLAGKAQIAEVAAISAGDDEVGQLIADAMEKVTNDGVITVEESKSMETELELVEGMQFDRGYLSPYMATDMDKMEAVLEDPYILITDKKIANIQEILPVLEQIVQAGAKLLIIAEDVEGEALATLVVNKLRGTFNCVAVKAPGFGDRRKAMLQDIAILTGGQVVSEEIGLDLKETSLEMLGRAKSVKIQKENTIIVDGYGDRGEIDARVNQIKAQIEETTSEFDREKLQERLAKLAGGVALIKVGAATETEMKEKKLRLEDALAATRAAVEEGIVAGGGTAYVHATKGIEALVEKLEGDEKTGAKIVFKALESPLRQIVANAGLEGSVVVNKVKESEEGVGFNALSEAYVDMVAEGIIDPAKVTRSALQNANSVASTLLTTESVVADQPEPEPAMPGGAPGMGGMGGMGMM, from the coding sequence ATGGCTAAAGATATTAAATTTGGTGCAGAGGCAAGAAAAGCTTTAGAGTCAGGTGTTAATCAATTAGCGAATACAGTTAAAGTTACACTAGGACCTAAAGGTAGAAATGTTGTTTTGGATAAGAAATTTGGTACACCATTAATCACTAACGACGGTGTTACAATTGCAAAAGAAATTGAATTAGAAGATCGTTTCGAAGATATGGGTGCACAACTTGTTAGAGAAGTTGCAACTAAGACTAACGATGTTGCTGGTGACGGTACAACTACTGCAACTGTATTAGCTCAAGCTATGATACAAGAAGGTATCAAAAACATTGAAGCTGGTGCAAACCCAATTATCTTAAGAAGAGGTATGAAAAAGGCAACAGATGAAGCTGTAGTATATATCCAAGGTGTTAGCCAGACTTTAGCTGGTAAAGCTCAAATCGCTGAAGTTGCTGCTATTTCTGCTGGTGACGATGAAGTAGGTCAACTTATTGCTGACGCTATGGAAAAAGTAACAAATGACGGTGTTATCACTGTTGAAGAATCTAAGTCAATGGAGACTGAATTAGAACTTGTTGAAGGTATGCAATTTGACAGAGGTTACTTATCTCCTTACATGGCAACAGATATGGATAAGATGGAAGCTGTTTTAGAAGATCCATACATCCTTATTACTGATAAAAAAATTGCTAACATCCAAGAGATTTTACCTGTATTAGAGCAAATTGTTCAAGCAGGAGCAAAATTACTTATTATTGCTGAAGATGTTGAAGGTGAAGCATTAGCAACATTAGTTGTTAATAAATTAAGAGGTACATTTAACTGTGTAGCTGTTAAAGCTCCTGGTTTCGGTGATAGAAGAAAAGCTATGTTACAAGACATCGCTATCTTAACCGGTGGTCAAGTGGTTTCTGAAGAAATTGGTTTAGACCTTAAAGAAACATCATTAGAAATGTTAGGTAGAGCAAAATCTGTTAAGATCCAGAAAGAAAACACAATCATCGTTGATGGTTATGGGGATCGTGGTGAAATCGATGCAAGAGTTAACCAAATCAAAGCTCAAATCGAAGAAACTACTTCCGAATTTGATCGTGAAAAATTACAAGAGAGACTTGCTAAATTAGCAGGTGGTGTTGCATTAATTAAAGTTGGTGCCGCTACTGAAACAGAAATGAAAGAGAAAAAATTAAGACTTGAGGATGCTTTAGCAGCTACAAGAGCAGCAGTTGAAGAAGGTATCGTTGCAGGTGGTGGTACTGCTTACGTACACGCTACTAAAGGTATCGAAGCTTTAGTTGAAAAATTAGAAGGTGACGAAAAGACTGGTGCCAAGATCGTATTTAAAGCTTTAGAATCTCCTCTTCGTCAAATCGTTGCAAATGCTGGTTTAGAAGGATCAGTTGTTGTAAATAAGGTTAAAGAGTCCGAAGAAGGTGTTGGTTTCAATGCTTTATCAGAAGCTTATGTTGATATGGTAGCTGAAGGTATTATTGACCCAGCTAAAGTAACAAGAAGTGCATTACAAAACGCAAACTCAGTAGCATCTACATTATTAACTACTGAATCAGTTGTAGCAGATCAACCAGAGCCAGAACCAGCTATGCCAGGTGGAGCACCAGGTATGGGCGGTATGGGTGGCATGGGAATGATGTAA
- the groES gene encoding co-chaperone GroES produces MNLVPLGDRVVLRQLEAEEMTKSGIVLPNQAKEKPQEAEVVSVGPGGIVDGKEVKMEVKAGDKVIYSKYAGTEVKLEGEEFIIVRQNDILAIVQ; encoded by the coding sequence ATGAATTTAGTACCATTAGGTGACAGAGTTGTACTTAGACAACTTGAGGCTGAAGAAATGACAAAGTCAGGTATCGTATTACCTAACCAAGCTAAAGAAAAGCCACAAGAAGCTGAAGTAGTATCCGTTGGACCAGGTGGCATTGTAGACGGTAAAGAAGTTAAAATGGAAGTTAAAGCAGGCGATAAAGTTATTTATTCTAAATATGCTGGAACAGAAGTTAAATTAGAAGGCGAAGAGTTCATTATTGTTCGTCAAAACGATATTTTAGCAATCGTACAATAG
- a CDS encoding DNA-3-methyladenine glycosylase family protein → MTTFIKEIEDFDLEQTLECGQCFRYMKLDDGHYKVIAHGKVLEVMQKNNEIHFHHTTLEEYHDTWVHYFDLDRDYRGIKSSFEEDLVMKEAIAYKPGVRIIKQEVWECLISFIISQNKAIPHIQKIIKNISEAYGDYIGDHDGEKLYTFPTPEQLREATEQDIRDLKAGFRAPYIIDATRRVLTGELDLHGLQELTTEEAKKELLQIKGVGNKIADCVLLFSLGRHEVFPIDIWVKRVMEYFYLKEDTKLDAIQVYAKEKFGRQAGFAQQYLFYYAREKKIGK, encoded by the coding sequence ATGACTACATTTATTAAGGAAATAGAAGATTTTGATCTTGAACAAACCCTAGAGTGTGGACAATGTTTTAGATATATGAAATTAGATGATGGGCACTATAAGGTGATTGCTCATGGCAAGGTATTAGAAGTTATGCAAAAAAATAATGAAATCCACTTCCATCATACAACCCTAGAAGAATATCATGATACTTGGGTACATTATTTTGATTTGGATAGAGATTACAGAGGTATCAAGAGTAGTTTTGAAGAAGATTTGGTTATGAAAGAAGCTATCGCTTATAAGCCAGGTGTGCGAATCATAAAACAAGAGGTATGGGAGTGCTTAATATCCTTTATCATATCACAAAACAAAGCCATTCCTCATATTCAAAAAATCATTAAGAATATCTCAGAAGCTTACGGTGATTACATTGGAGACCATGATGGAGAGAAGCTCTATACCTTCCCAACGCCTGAGCAATTAAGAGAAGCTACAGAGCAAGATATAAGAGATTTGAAGGCAGGTTTCCGTGCCCCCTATATTATTGATGCGACTAGAAGAGTTCTTACTGGAGAATTAGATTTACATGGTCTACAAGAGCTAACTACTGAAGAAGCTAAAAAGGAATTGTTGCAGATTAAAGGTGTGGGCAACAAGATAGCTGATTGTGTACTTCTTTTTTCATTAGGACGTCATGAGGTATTCCCAATTGATATCTGGGTAAAAAGGGTCATGGAGTATTTTTATTTAAAAGAAGATACGAAATTAGATGCTATTCAAGTCTATGCTAAAGAGAAATTCGGACGACAAGCAGGATTTGCTCAGCAGTACTTATTTTACTATGCAAGAGAGAAGAAAATTGGTAAATAA
- a CDS encoding MFS transporter has product MKSNSKKTIFILLMIYAQLCFIIALRTNIFSIIQSDYNLDYSHIATLVLVSGILMQLAIYLSGHSIKRLGHKPTLYIGMSIVGISILSMITVKSIFVFDTLFTIYMFGFGFCILALNMYTGVLAANRGKALMILHFGASIGFSIGPKMLSELMSRGITWQMIISLSSIPVFILLILLFLVKESSDVITTEEKLDTDQNKTAKYNMKSTVVIMFIFIYISAQIWEYGVGTWFIIYARKTNGLTEFQAANYLTLFLVCFPISRLLLSKVVTTLGEYKSLLISFCANFALILLGLVTGQLILISLTGIFTSLTYPLIMTMMQENLGEDNAELIGWISMMGGMLQYVFMWFVGKLGDIFGIQVGFGSLIIYTILGALSIIVLQKALIKERKQQNITPTI; this is encoded by the coding sequence ATGAAATCTAATTCTAAAAAAACGATTTTTATACTTTTAATGATTTATGCTCAGTTATGTTTTATAATAGCGTTGCGAACGAATATTTTTTCTATTATCCAAAGTGATTATAATTTAGATTACAGTCATATAGCAACCTTAGTACTGGTTTCAGGTATACTCATGCAACTAGCGATCTATTTATCTGGCCACAGTATCAAAAGACTTGGTCATAAACCAACGTTGTATATCGGCATGAGTATTGTTGGTATAAGTATACTGTCCATGATTACAGTTAAATCCATTTTTGTATTTGATACCTTGTTTACCATATACATGTTTGGGTTTGGTTTCTGTATTTTAGCCTTAAATATGTACACTGGTGTTCTAGCAGCGAATAGAGGAAAAGCGTTAATGATCCTTCACTTTGGTGCATCCATTGGTTTTAGTATAGGTCCTAAAATGTTAAGCGAACTAATGAGCAGAGGAATAACATGGCAAATGATTATTAGTTTGTCTAGTATCCCTGTTTTCATTTTACTGATCCTTTTATTCCTTGTAAAGGAATCATCAGATGTTATAACTACTGAAGAGAAGTTGGACACGGATCAAAATAAAACTGCTAAGTACAATATGAAGAGTACTGTTGTTATCATGTTTATTTTCATATACATATCTGCACAGATTTGGGAGTATGGTGTTGGCACATGGTTTATCATTTATGCAAGAAAAACTAATGGCTTAACTGAATTCCAGGCAGCTAACTACTTAACCTTATTCCTGGTTTGCTTTCCTATAAGCAGATTGTTACTTAGTAAAGTGGTTACAACTTTAGGAGAATATAAGAGTTTACTGATTTCTTTCTGTGCTAACTTTGCTTTAATTCTTCTAGGATTAGTAACAGGGCAATTAATATTGATTTCACTAACAGGTATATTTACCAGCTTAACTTATCCATTAATCATGACGATGATGCAAGAGAATCTGGGAGAAGATAATGCAGAACTGATTGGTTGGATTTCTATGATGGGCGGCATGTTGCAATATGTTTTTATGTGGTTTGTTGGTAAATTAGGGGACATTTTTGGTATACAAGTCGGATTTGGCAGCTTAATTATTTATACAATATTAGGAGCACTAAGTATTATCGTTCTACAAAAAGCATTAATAAAAGAAAGAAAACAGCAAAATATAACTCCTACAATATAA
- a CDS encoding DUF6062 family protein, whose product MKENIYTIPVLDGFKDDHECPFCSMKSKLERDTINFVLGPSYMEDDVRTETNKYGFCKEHIEKLYKEKNRLGLALMLHTHILKTREEMEKLLATHRPNSNSGLKKFFTKGSEDGSNPFHSFMEEKINGCYVCNRVNSTYDRYIDTFFFLLKKDPSMWEHLRSSKGFCFEHFYQIYSVASEHLNQKQLDEFMDIIIDIQMSNLKRIEDDLEWFTIKFDHRFKDEPWKNSKDAIPRAMIKTNSIINE is encoded by the coding sequence ATGAAGGAAAATATATATACGATTCCAGTTTTAGATGGATTTAAAGATGATCACGAATGTCCCTTTTGTAGTATGAAGAGTAAACTTGAACGAGATACCATCAATTTTGTGTTAGGTCCTTCTTATATGGAAGATGACGTAAGAACAGAAACCAATAAATACGGATTCTGTAAGGAGCATATTGAAAAACTGTATAAGGAAAAAAATCGTCTTGGCTTAGCTCTTATGTTACATACTCATATACTAAAAACACGTGAAGAGATGGAAAAACTACTAGCAACTCATCGTCCAAACTCAAACAGTGGTTTGAAAAAATTCTTTACTAAGGGTTCCGAAGATGGCTCAAACCCATTTCATTCCTTTATGGAAGAAAAGATCAATGGGTGTTATGTTTGTAACCGTGTTAACTCAACCTATGATCGGTATATTGATACTTTCTTTTTCTTATTGAAAAAAGATCCTAGTATGTGGGAACATCTTCGTTCAAGTAAAGGTTTTTGCTTTGAGCATTTTTATCAAATATACTCTGTTGCATCAGAGCATCTTAATCAAAAGCAATTGGATGAGTTCATGGATATCATCATCGATATTCAGATGTCCAATTTAAAGCGTATAGAAGACGATTTAGAGTGGTTTACGATTAAGTTTGATCATCGGTTTAAGGACGAGCCTTGGAAGAACTCTAAAGACGCTATACCACGTGCTATGATCAAAACAAATAGTATCATAAATGAGTAA